The following coding sequences lie in one Vigna radiata var. radiata cultivar VC1973A unplaced genomic scaffold, Vradiata_ver6 scaffold_73, whole genome shotgun sequence genomic window:
- the LOC106779900 gene encoding RING-H2 finger protein ATL47 → MSWVHSQICHSSDAINNPTSISPSSCSSSAPLSYSSEYKKQLPPPLSSSSGTRISPAIVFIFVILAIVFFISGLLHLLVRFLIRHMSSSSISQSNRYPDMSESDPYQRQLQQLFHLHDSGLDQAFIDALPVFIYKDIIGLKEPFDCAVCLCQFSEQDMLRLLPLCNHAFHIDCIDTWLLSNSTCPLCRGSLYEPGFDFENPVYDFEGLMEEDGVSGSVAAEAGSFNKHAENHIMSGKRVFSVRLGKFRSSNNGEGVERGGGGESSTSNLDVRRCYSMGSFQYVVADSDLQVALCPNKGDGGSVRQFKGRLDHCGNSSTEGDVEGKKINIARKGESFSVSKIWQWSRKDKVSSSQQNHLGGSYVSAALPWMNRAQEAVLFGGFNI, encoded by the coding sequence ATGAGTTGGGTTCATTCTCAAATCTGCCATAGCAGTGATGCTATCAACAACCCCACTAGTATTTCCccatcttcttgttcttcttctgcACCATTGTCTTACAGTTCTGAGTACAAGAAACAACTGCCCCCTCCTCTATCTTCTTCATCTGGCACTAGAATAAGCCCTGCaattgttttcatatttgtCATTCTAGCTATTGTGTTTTTCATCTCTGGTCTCCTTCACTTGCTTGTTAGATTCCTTATAAGGCACATGTCCTCTTCGTCAATTTCCCAGTCCAATAGGTACCCTGACATGTCGGAATCTGATCCTTACCAGAGGCAGTTACAGCAGCTCTTCCATCTCCATGATTCAGGCCTAGATCAGGCCTTCATAGATGCTCTCCCAGTTTTCATATACAAAGACATAATAGGTTTGAAGGAGCCTTTTGATTGTGCAGTGTGCCTTTGCCAGTTCTCAGAACAAGACATGCTGAGGTTGTTGCCCCTTTGCAACCATGCTTTTCACATTGATTGCATAGACACATGGCTGCTCTCAAATTCAACTTGCCCTCTCTGCCGGGGGAGTCTTTATGAGCCAGGCTTTGACTTTGAAAACCCAGTTTATGATTTTGAGGGTCTGATGGAGGAAGATGGGGTTTCAGGCAGTGTTGCTGCAGAGGCTGGTTCCTTCAACAAACATGCAGAAAATCACATAATGAGTGGGAAAAGGGTGTTTTCTGTGAGGCTTGGGAAGTTTAGAAGCTCAAATAATGGAGAGGGGGTAgaaagaggaggaggaggggAAAGCAGTACAAGTAACTTGGATGTTAGGAGATGCTATTCAATGGGGTCCTTCCAATATGTTGTTGCTGATTCAGACTTGCAAGTGGCTTTGTGCCCCAATAAAGGTGATGGTGGCAGTGTGAGACAATTCAAAGGCAGATTGGACCACTGTGGGAATTCTTCCACTGAAGGGGATGTTGAGGGCAAGAAAATCAACATTGCAAGGAAAGGTGAAAGCTTTTCTGTTTCCAAGATCTGGCAATGGTCTAGGAAGGACAAGGTATCAAGTTCGCAACAAAACCATTTGGGTGGTTCTTATGTCAGTGCAGCTTTGCCATGGATGAATAGAGCTCAAG